Proteins from a genomic interval of Benincasa hispida cultivar B227 chromosome 7, ASM972705v1, whole genome shotgun sequence:
- the LOC120081866 gene encoding uncharacterized protein LOC120081866, whose amino-acid sequence MRYRNAPCFHPHHSGSRSRYAKIHFQSTPLKVLQLHEREDLSDDFFSLVMGPSSEVCSYNGCIVNEVRFHTIERDNGRVTQNSGVLVAEEISGNGSFDNNFNVVLNDVLDF is encoded by the exons ATGAGATATCGTAATGCCCCATGCTTTCACCCACACCATTCTGGTAGCCGTTCTCGATATGCAAAGATACACTTCCAGTCCACCCCTCTCAAG gttctacaatTGCATGAGAGAGAAGATCTATctgatgatttcttttcacttgtaatgggaccttcgtctgaggtgtgctcttacaatggatgcattgttaatgagGTACGATTTCACACTATAGAGCGTGATAATGGTCGAgttacacaaaatagtggagtcctTGTGGCCGAGGAAATAAGTGGTAATGGAAGTTTTGACAACAATTTCAACGTTGTCTTAAATGATGTCCTAGATTTCTAA
- the LOC120081865 gene encoding MLP-like protein 31 yields the protein MSLAGKVEAHVEMKAPASKLHEIITKRPHHISNVSGDKIQGCRLHQGDWGQVGSIIYWNYFHDGEAKVAKHLVEAVDEEKNMIIFKVLEADLLKHYKNFRFIIQITPKGKGSVAHCTLEYEKLHGKIPDSHSMLKLCEEVCKDLDAHLMEGN from the exons ATGTCTCTAGCTGGGAAAGTGGAGGCTCATGTTGAAATGAAGGCTCCAGCTTCAAAGCTTCATGAAATCATCACGAAACGACCACACCATATTTCCAATGTTTCTGGAGACAAAATACAAGGTTGTCGGTTACACCAGGGTGATTGGGGACAAGTTGGTTCTATCATCTATTGGAACTACTTTCATG ATGGAGAAGCAAAGGTGGCAAAGCATTTAGTTGAAGCAGTTGATGAGGAGAAGAACATGATTATTTTCAAAGTGCTTGAAGCAGACCTTCTAAAGCATTACAAAAACTTCAGGTTTATAATTCAAATTACtccaaagggaaagggaagtgTAGCTCACTGTACTTTAGAATATGAGAAGTTGCATGGAAAGATTCCTGATTCACATTCAATGCTGAAGTTATGTGAAGAAGTCTGCAAAGATCTTGATGCTCATCTTATGGAAGGCAATTAA